One Glycine max cultivar Williams 82 chromosome 6, Glycine_max_v4.0, whole genome shotgun sequence DNA segment encodes these proteins:
- the LOC100804565 gene encoding protochlorophyllide reductase, chloroplastic encodes MALQAASLVSASFSIAKEGKSGVSLRDTTMFGVSLSDTLKSDFSSPSSTCKREFQQKFGPLRVQSVATTTPGVTKASPEGKKTLRKGSVIITGASSGLGLATAKALAETGKWHVIMACRDFLKAERAAKSAGIAKENYTIMHLDLASLDSVRQFVDNFRQSGRPLDVLVCNAAVYLPTAREPTYTADGFELSVGTNHLGHFLLSRLLLDDLNKSDYPSKRLIIVGSITGNTNTLAGNVPPKANLGDMRGLAGGLNGLNTSAMIDGGSFDGAKAYKDSKVCNMLTMQEFHRRYHDETGITFASLYPGCIATTGLFREHIPLFRLLFPPFQKYITKGFVSEDESGKRLAQVVSDPSLTKSGVYWSWNAASASFENQLSQEASDADKARKVWEISEKLTGLA; translated from the exons ATGGCTCTTCAGGCTGCTTCCTTGGTTTCTGCTTCTTTTTCTATTGCTAAAGAG GGAAAGTCTGGTGTATCTCTCAGGGACACCACAATGTTTGGTGTTTCATTGTCGGATACTCTCAAATCTGACTTCAGCTCTCCCTCATCGACTTGCAAA AGGGAATTCCAACAAAAATTTGGCCCTTTGAGGGTTCAGTCAGTGGCAACAACAACTCCAGGAGTCACCAAGGCTTCACCAGAAGGCAAGAAAACTTTGAGGAAAGGCAGTGTTATTATCACTGGGGCTTCCTCTGGATTAGGCCTGGCCACTGCTAAGGCTTTGGCTGAGACAGGAAAGTGGCATGTGATAATGGCCTGCCGGGATTTCCTCAAAGCCGAAAGGGCTGCGAAATCTGCCGGCATTGCTAAGGAAAACTACACTATTATGCATTTGGACCTTGCATCTCTTGATAGTGTGAGGCAATTTGTTGATAACTTTAGGCAATCAGGCCGGCCACTGGATGTGCTTGTTTGCAATGCTGCGGTTTACTTGCCAACTGCCAGGGAACCTACATATACTGCTGATGGCTTTGAACTCAGTGTTGGAACCAACCATCTCGGGCATTTCCTCCTTTCGCGCCTTTTGCTTGACGACTTGAACAAATCTGACTACCCTTCGAAGCGGTTGATCATTGTAGGCTCAATCACAG GAAACACCAACACATTGGCTGGAAATGTGCCACCCAAGGCTAACCTTGGTGACATGAGGGGACTAGCTGGAGGCTTGAATGGGCTAAACACTTCAGCCATGATAGATGGAGGATCCTTTGACGGCGCTAAGGCATACAAGGACAGCAAAGTCTGCAACATGCTTACAATGCAAGAATTCCACAGAAGATACCATGATGAAACTGGGATCACATTTGCTTCCCTTTACCCAGGTTGCATCGCCACAACAGGCTTGTTCAGAGAGCACATTCCCTTGTTCAGACTTCTCTTCCCTCCATTCCAAAAGTACATAACCAAGGGCTTTGTCTCAGAAGATGAATCAGGAAAGAGACTTGCACAG GTTGTGAGTGATCCAAGCCTAACAAAATCAGGTGTTTACTGGAGCTGGAACGCGGCCTCTGCTTCGTTTGAAAACCAATTGTCCCAAGAAGCCAGCGATGCAGATAAGGCTCGCAAGGTTTGGGAGATTAGTGAGAAACTTACTGGTTTGGCTTAA
- the LOC100806518 gene encoding WD repeat-containing protein 44 isoform X2, whose protein sequence is MTQETVDHDHQQDDDTESCFFHDSNDRLLSSSSSCSTSTSDDDTPTTQNDTLTHRNDASINALPQFPFPTMCKYDAWISEPSSLSERRSRLLRQFGLPAPPPSSAAIPRSASSHHCTDTSSTAASIPRSKSDNTSDRGTKHCKSSVVPIHDNDDGFLVNNSNNRGGGGSVCVNNNRICVSVYEDDDDGGGGIGEGNVNVSNVVDETVQACTIRDLDNGKEFVVKEDGVWNEVKEVGTGRRLTVEEFEMTVGHSPIVQELMRRQNVEEGGNGEGVDGDRDGDGGVGGDDDEGDGGKVKRKGGWFKFMSLKSVVVGQKERRSGDEKDTSLSEKGGGQRSSSATDDSQDGGGLVHGGERVRVRQYGKSFKEVTGLYRSPEIQAHEGSIWCIKFSLDGRYLASAGEDCVIHVWQVVESERKGELLVEKPEDGNLNIMFLVNGSPEPSSPGMDNNSEKKRRGRLSVSRKSLSLDQLVVPETVFALTEKPVCSFKGHLHDVLDLSWSKSQRLLSSSMDKTVRLWHLSSKSCLKVFSHSDYVTCIQFNPVDDRYFISGSLDAKVRIWSIPDRQVVDWADLHEMVTAACYTPDGQGALVGTYKGRCHLYNTSENKLQQKSQINLQNRKKRSNHKKITGFQFVPGSSSEVLITSSDSRIRLVDGIELVHKFKGFRNANSQISACLTANGKYVVSASEDSHVYIWKNEADCRPSRSKGVTVTSTYEHFHCKDVSVAIPWSGMDDTWEMHDSYFAEEPELDDDGDEDEVSSANHPPTPVEENLGSEGSQFASGCNNSPLHGTIASATDSYFLDRISATWPEEKLLTTRDRSPRVSVDLSNGVNQNMSAWGMVIVTASLQGEIKIFQNFGLPLGI, encoded by the exons ATGACCCAAGAAACCGTGGACCACGACCACCAACAAGACGACGACACCGAGTCTTGCTTTTTCCACGACTCCAACGACCGTTTACTCTCCTCTTCTTCCTCCTGCTCCACTTCCACCTCCGACGACGACACTCCCACTACCCAAAACGACACCCTCACTCACCGAAACGACGCCTCCATCAATGCCCTCCCACAATTCCCTTTTCCAACTATGTGCAAGTACGACGCTTGGATCTCCGAACCCTCCTCCCTCTCCGAACGCCGCTCCCGCCTCCTCCGCCAGTTCGGCCTCCCCGCGCCGCCGCCTTCCTCCGCCGCAATCCCCCGATCAGCCTCCTCTCACCATTGCACCGACACTTCCTCCACCGCCGCCTCGATTCCCCGATCGAAATCCGACAACACCTCGGATCGCGGCACCAAGCATTGCAAGTCTTCTGTTGTTCCAATCCACGACAATGACGACGGTTTTCTcgtaaataatagtaataatcgtggtggtggtggttctGTTTGTGTGAATAATAATAGGATTTGTGTGAGTGTGTATGAGGATGATGACGACGGTGGTGGTGGAATTGGGGAGGGTAATGTTAATGTCAGTAATGTGGTGGATGAAACTGTGCAAGCGTGTACGATTAGGGATTTGGATAATGGAAAGGAGTTTGTGGTGAAGGAGGATGGGGTGTGGAATGAGGTGAAGGAGGTGGGGACTGGGAGGCGTTTGACTGTGGAGGAGTTCGAGATGACAGTGGGGCATTCGCCAATTGTTCAGGAGCTCATGAGAAGGCAGAATGTGGAGGAAGGTGGTAATGGGGAGGGTGTGGATGGTGATCGGGATGGGGATGGTGGTGttggtggtgatgatgatgagggGGATGGTGGCAAGGTGAAGAGGAAAGGAGGGTGGTTTAAGTTTATGAGTTTGAAGAGTGTTGTGGTGGGTCAGAAGGAGAGGCGGAGTGGGGACGAGAAGGATACGTCTTTGTCGGAGAAGGGGGGTGGCCAGAGGTCGAGTTCGGCCACGGATGATAGCCAGGATGGTGGTGGTTTGGTTCATGGGGGTGAGAGAGTGAGGGTTAGGCAGTATGGGAAGTCATTTAAGGAGGTTACGGGCCTTTATAGGAGCCCGGAGATTCAGGCTCATGAGGGTTCCATTTGGTGCATTAAGTTTAGTTTGGATGGGAGGTATCTTGCTAGTGCGGGTGAGGATTGCGTGATCCATGTTTGGCAGGTTGTGGAGTCAGAGAGGAAGGGCGAGTTGCTGGTGGAGAAACCAGAAGATGGGAATTTGAACATCATGTTTCTTGTGAATGGGTCGCCAGAGCCTTCTTCTCCTGGCATGGACAATAATtcggagaagaagagaaggggGAGGTTGTCTGTTAGCAGAAAATCATTGAGCTTGGACCAGTTAGTGGTGCCAGAAACTGTGTTTGCACTCACTGAAAAACCTGTTTGCTCCTTTAAGGGTCATCTCCATGATGTGCTTGACCTTTCTTGGTCCAAGTCTCAG CGCTTGCTCTCATCTTCAATGGACAAAACAGTGCGACTGTGGCATTTGTCTAGCAAGTCTTGTCTGAAAGTTTTTTCCCACAGTGACTATG TAACTTGCATCCAGTTTAATCCTGTTGATGATAGATACTTCATTAGTGGATCTTTGGATGCTAAGGTTCGTATATGGAGCATTCCTGATCGACAAGTTGTAGATTGGGCTGATTTACATGAGATGGTCACTGCTGCTTGTTATACACCTGATGGTCAG GGTGCGCTAGTTGGTACATACAAGGGTCGCTGCCATTTATATAATACATCTG AAAATAAGTTGCAACAGAAAAGTCAGATAAATTTGCAGAACAGGAAAAAGAGATCTAACCACAAGAAAATTACTGGCTTCCAG TTTGTGCCTGGAAGTTCATCAGAAGTACTTATCACTTCTTCTGATTCTCGGATTCGACTTGTTGATGGTATTGAATTAGTTCATAAGTTTAAAG GGTTTCGGAATGCAAATAGCCAAATTTCTGCCTGCCTCACAGCAAATGGTAAATATGTTGTCTCAGCAAGTGAGGATTCTCATGTATACATCTGGAAAAATGAAGCTGATTGCAGACCTAGCAGGAGTAAAGGTGTCACTGTGACAAGCACATATGAACATTTTCACTGTAAAGATGTGTCAGTGGCCATTCCTTGGTCAGGTATGGATGATACATGGGAGATGCATGATTCATATTTTGCAGAAGAACCTGAGCTTGATGATGATGGGGATGAGGATGAGGTCTCATCGGCCAATCATCCTCCTACTCCTGTAGAGGAAAATCTAGGTTCTGAGGGTTCACAATTTGCTTCAGGTTGCAACAACAGTCCACTTCATGGAACCATTGCAAGTGCAACGGATAGTTATTTTCTTGATAGAATTTCTGCCACATGGCCTGAGGAAAAACTTCTAACAACAAGGGACCGAAGCCCTCGGGTAAGTGTGGATTTATCTAATGGGGTGAATCAAAACATGTCAGCCTGGGGTATGGTGATTGTAACTGCCAGCCTTCAAGGGGAAATTAAGATTTTCCAAAATTTTGGATTGCCACTTGGTATATAA
- the LOC102666140 gene encoding aspartate, glycine, lysine and serine-rich protein-like, whose translation MATTSFQTLRDNGEAMKLSKLPISSWFDVLDCDDNNVDGNNVSNNDDGKDITGGSGDSGNDGGGGDIGGGGDVDGGGSDGDVGDGGGISGDGSNVSGISDDGGDNDGGSDLLW comes from the exons ATGGCAACAACCTCTTTTCAAACTTTAAG GGACAATGGTGAGGCAATGAAACTTTCTAAACTGCCCATTAGCTCATGGTTTGATGTGTTGGACTG TGATGACAACAATGTTGATGGTAATAATGTTAGCAATAATGACGACGGTAAAGATATCACTGGTGGAAGTGGCGATAGTGGCAATGACGGTGGTGGAGGTGacattggtggtggtggtgatgttgATGGTGGTGGTAGTGATGGTGACGTTGGTGATGGCGGTGGTATTAGTGGTGATGGTAGCAATGTCAGTGGTATCAGTGATGATGGTGGTGACAATGATGGTGGTAGCGATTTGTtgtggtga
- the LOC100806518 gene encoding WD repeat-containing protein 44 isoform X1, producing MTQETVDHDHQQDDDTESCFFHDSNDRLLSSSSSCSTSTSDDDTPTTQNDTLTHRNDASINALPQFPFPTMCKYDAWISEPSSLSERRSRLLRQFGLPAPPPSSAAIPRSASSHHCTDTSSTAASIPRSKSDNTSDRGTKHCKSSVVPIHDNDDGFLVNNSNNRGGGGSVCVNNNRICVSVYEDDDDGGGGIGEGNVNVSNVVDETVQACTIRDLDNGKEFVVKEDGVWNEVKEVGTGRRLTVEEFEMTVGHSPIVQELMRRQNVEEGGNGEGVDGDRDGDGGVGGDDDEGDGGKVKRKGGWFKFMSLKSVVVGQKERRSGDEKDTSLSEKGGGQRSSSATDDSQDGGGLVHGGERVRVRQYGKSFKEVTGLYRSPEIQAHEGSIWCIKFSLDGRYLASAGEDCVIHVWQVVESERKGELLVEKPEDGNLNIMFLVNGSPEPSSPGMDNNSEKKRRGRLSVSRKSLSLDQLVVPETVFALTEKPVCSFKGHLHDVLDLSWSKSQRLLSSSMDKTVRLWHLSSKSCLKVFSHSDYVTCIQFNPVDDRYFISGSLDAKVRIWSIPDRQVVDWADLHEMVTAACYTPDGQGALVGTYKGRCHLYNTSGIISEILFTCIYTILMIAGPLIIVIIIIFSPFHSENKLQQKSQINLQNRKKRSNHKKITGFQFVPGSSSEVLITSSDSRIRLVDGIELVHKFKGFRNANSQISACLTANGKYVVSASEDSHVYIWKNEADCRPSRSKGVTVTSTYEHFHCKDVSVAIPWSGMDDTWEMHDSYFAEEPELDDDGDEDEVSSANHPPTPVEENLGSEGSQFASGCNNSPLHGTIASATDSYFLDRISATWPEEKLLTTRDRSPRVSVDLSNGVNQNMSAWGMVIVTASLQGEIKIFQNFGLPLGI from the exons ATGACCCAAGAAACCGTGGACCACGACCACCAACAAGACGACGACACCGAGTCTTGCTTTTTCCACGACTCCAACGACCGTTTACTCTCCTCTTCTTCCTCCTGCTCCACTTCCACCTCCGACGACGACACTCCCACTACCCAAAACGACACCCTCACTCACCGAAACGACGCCTCCATCAATGCCCTCCCACAATTCCCTTTTCCAACTATGTGCAAGTACGACGCTTGGATCTCCGAACCCTCCTCCCTCTCCGAACGCCGCTCCCGCCTCCTCCGCCAGTTCGGCCTCCCCGCGCCGCCGCCTTCCTCCGCCGCAATCCCCCGATCAGCCTCCTCTCACCATTGCACCGACACTTCCTCCACCGCCGCCTCGATTCCCCGATCGAAATCCGACAACACCTCGGATCGCGGCACCAAGCATTGCAAGTCTTCTGTTGTTCCAATCCACGACAATGACGACGGTTTTCTcgtaaataatagtaataatcgtggtggtggtggttctGTTTGTGTGAATAATAATAGGATTTGTGTGAGTGTGTATGAGGATGATGACGACGGTGGTGGTGGAATTGGGGAGGGTAATGTTAATGTCAGTAATGTGGTGGATGAAACTGTGCAAGCGTGTACGATTAGGGATTTGGATAATGGAAAGGAGTTTGTGGTGAAGGAGGATGGGGTGTGGAATGAGGTGAAGGAGGTGGGGACTGGGAGGCGTTTGACTGTGGAGGAGTTCGAGATGACAGTGGGGCATTCGCCAATTGTTCAGGAGCTCATGAGAAGGCAGAATGTGGAGGAAGGTGGTAATGGGGAGGGTGTGGATGGTGATCGGGATGGGGATGGTGGTGttggtggtgatgatgatgagggGGATGGTGGCAAGGTGAAGAGGAAAGGAGGGTGGTTTAAGTTTATGAGTTTGAAGAGTGTTGTGGTGGGTCAGAAGGAGAGGCGGAGTGGGGACGAGAAGGATACGTCTTTGTCGGAGAAGGGGGGTGGCCAGAGGTCGAGTTCGGCCACGGATGATAGCCAGGATGGTGGTGGTTTGGTTCATGGGGGTGAGAGAGTGAGGGTTAGGCAGTATGGGAAGTCATTTAAGGAGGTTACGGGCCTTTATAGGAGCCCGGAGATTCAGGCTCATGAGGGTTCCATTTGGTGCATTAAGTTTAGTTTGGATGGGAGGTATCTTGCTAGTGCGGGTGAGGATTGCGTGATCCATGTTTGGCAGGTTGTGGAGTCAGAGAGGAAGGGCGAGTTGCTGGTGGAGAAACCAGAAGATGGGAATTTGAACATCATGTTTCTTGTGAATGGGTCGCCAGAGCCTTCTTCTCCTGGCATGGACAATAATtcggagaagaagagaaggggGAGGTTGTCTGTTAGCAGAAAATCATTGAGCTTGGACCAGTTAGTGGTGCCAGAAACTGTGTTTGCACTCACTGAAAAACCTGTTTGCTCCTTTAAGGGTCATCTCCATGATGTGCTTGACCTTTCTTGGTCCAAGTCTCAG CGCTTGCTCTCATCTTCAATGGACAAAACAGTGCGACTGTGGCATTTGTCTAGCAAGTCTTGTCTGAAAGTTTTTTCCCACAGTGACTATG TAACTTGCATCCAGTTTAATCCTGTTGATGATAGATACTTCATTAGTGGATCTTTGGATGCTAAGGTTCGTATATGGAGCATTCCTGATCGACAAGTTGTAGATTGGGCTGATTTACATGAGATGGTCACTGCTGCTTGTTATACACCTGATGGTCAG GGTGCGCTAGTTGGTACATACAAGGGTCGCTGCCATTTATATAATACATCTGGTATCATCAGCGAGATTCTCTTTACCTGTATATACACGATTCTTATGATTGCAGGGCCActgattattgttattattatcattttttcccCATTTCATTCAGAAAATAAGTTGCAACAGAAAAGTCAGATAAATTTGCAGAACAGGAAAAAGAGATCTAACCACAAGAAAATTACTGGCTTCCAG TTTGTGCCTGGAAGTTCATCAGAAGTACTTATCACTTCTTCTGATTCTCGGATTCGACTTGTTGATGGTATTGAATTAGTTCATAAGTTTAAAG GGTTTCGGAATGCAAATAGCCAAATTTCTGCCTGCCTCACAGCAAATGGTAAATATGTTGTCTCAGCAAGTGAGGATTCTCATGTATACATCTGGAAAAATGAAGCTGATTGCAGACCTAGCAGGAGTAAAGGTGTCACTGTGACAAGCACATATGAACATTTTCACTGTAAAGATGTGTCAGTGGCCATTCCTTGGTCAGGTATGGATGATACATGGGAGATGCATGATTCATATTTTGCAGAAGAACCTGAGCTTGATGATGATGGGGATGAGGATGAGGTCTCATCGGCCAATCATCCTCCTACTCCTGTAGAGGAAAATCTAGGTTCTGAGGGTTCACAATTTGCTTCAGGTTGCAACAACAGTCCACTTCATGGAACCATTGCAAGTGCAACGGATAGTTATTTTCTTGATAGAATTTCTGCCACATGGCCTGAGGAAAAACTTCTAACAACAAGGGACCGAAGCCCTCGGGTAAGTGTGGATTTATCTAATGGGGTGAATCAAAACATGTCAGCCTGGGGTATGGTGATTGTAACTGCCAGCCTTCAAGGGGAAATTAAGATTTTCCAAAATTTTGGATTGCCACTTGGTATATAA